The Corylus avellana chromosome ca11, CavTom2PMs-1.0 genome contains the following window.
ttttttaaagaaaaaaaaaacaaaaaacaaaaaacaaacaaacaatggGGCTTTGGAGGTGAGTAGAGTAAAGGTGGAATGATGATCATACTACTCATTCCAAAGCAAATTTAATATGCAAAAACTTAGAAACGCCAAGCTCATAGCTCCCGATCTTTTCATGAAAAGGAGAGTCCCTTGTGGAGTTCAAGGTTTCATGCACATGCTTCCCTCTTCTCCCCCCAAGAAAATTTTGTTCATCACTCAAGAGCACCAAGTGGGTGAGTGGGGCATCGCATGATTTTTCCAACTCGAAAACCTTCATTAACCCACAAAAAGTTTTGTACTTTCACGGCCCTATATTACACGAGTGCAAGCCCTAACCCTAATAATCTACTCCACAAAAGCTTAAATAATCCCACTACACTTCTCAACCATTAGGACACGTGTCGAACTGGAGACTACTCTTTATATATGTTACCGAAAGTAACACATATTTATCCATTTCTTAACCTTCCCATGCTTCTTAACCTTCCACGTATCATTAACCAAAATCGAAGCCTtgtttaataacaaaatatgcAGAATATTCATATTCTAAACAACCTACTACTAAGCTCGAGATGATTCTAGTTCTGTTTCTTTAGTGTTAGGATTCTTTTGTTGGGATTAAAGAGACTACAATCACTACAAATTCAAGGGCAAATaagagaaaattcaaaattagagGGGCAATGAGCTCTTAGTCTTTTAACAGGTTTGAATCATATCGAAGCATAAATATAAGACTGTACAGATTAACCATAacctgactcatttaattaaacgggtcaaacctcTCAATCTTAacttgttaattttgtattggattcgtgggttgtgtaaaaaaaatgcaaagatcAAGATTAAGCTTTGTgtagtgcatatatatatatatatatatatatatgttaacccTTTTACACATTAATCTTCTAATTAATTTTGGCAAGTGTGCTTTGGCTTTTCAATCCCTCTTTAATCATCATCATGCatctttaatcttttttaatttaataaaaaaactattaaaatagAGGTCCCATGTCTATGCCTCTACAACCAACCAAAATgaacttctctctctttctctctctctctctctctatatatatatataaagttcaGTAGTGAGAAAATTAGCTTTTAATtaagctgattttttttttaaatggaggGGTGGAGTAGATCttttgcactacaaaaaaactgtaCAATTTGTAACGGCactttagtaacatgttaaTAGGGTTGACACGTTACTGAATGTTAGTAATGTGTATCGCGTGTTAATAATTTAGGTGTTGCTAAATCCattttagtaatgtgtcaattttaacacgttactattTAGTAATGTGCTAAgattgacacgttacaaaaccATGAAAACAATAGCTATCAATTGTTATTGTTACCAACACCAACATACATCCACATCCAATTTGGATGTATTTCTCAACATACATCCACATCCGATACATCCATTTAGATGTATTTCTCAATATACATTCATTTCTTAACATCAATAGCTATCAACATACACCATTTTTCAAGTCGTATCTAAACTATCAATAAAGATgatattttagtaacgtgttacatttaacatgttactaaaatatttagtaacgtgtcaaaaagtaATGAATAGTGGACATGTTACAAATTGataagttttttgtagtgttgcTTAGTTGGAAGGTAGAAAGCGAGTGTGGAAGTTAGTAAAGAGATGTGTTGGACATGTGTGGGGTCGACACATGGCACCAGAGTCTTGTGAAAGCCGGGTTGGCGGAATGGGCTTTGTGGGCCGAGGAAACAGCCTTACAAGTCAATCCCAATTCTTGCAGGGCTTGTGGGGGTCCAGATGGAGGCCCACTTTGCAACTTGACTCATCCACTCCACCACGTGGGAACTTGTGCTTAATCCTAATCAGCATAATCCCCTACCTGACACCTGGACATCGACTTGATAAAGATTTTTCAGACATTTTTAGATTTAACTCAAAAATGGTGGCTCAAAACTCCTTGTGGGCCAATAGAATCTGATATTGAGGATGACCCATCACTTTCATTGCTCCCTAATTCTCATTCTAATCCCATGTTTGACTATGTTTTAACCAAATTTGGACAAAAACAGAGATTTATAAGAACACCCTTTTGCAACTCATatcaattttgtcaaaatttacCAAGGAATTTTGCCTATTTCAAGATACCAGAGATTGAGATAGAGAGAATCGTTATATGTTCTGTGTATATAGAATTTAAGTTTGAAACCACACTGGTAATTGAGAACGCGTGACACTTTCCGACTTATGTCTTTTGTGCATGACGCCTTCATGTAGGTGTTCCCTAAGGTTACAAAATTTAGaatctctaaaaaaataaaaaataaaaaataaaaaacaacaaaaattacagaaaagCCATTCACATATTTGAATGCTAAAActttcccaataaaataataaatttattccCAAAATATACGCCAATCCTTGAACAATATTTTAAGCAAGAATTATATAGTAAGATCCAATATtataatgttcaaaatataataagatTATACCACAGCCCACGGGCTTATGATTTGAGGCTTGACTCTCTTAGCTCCCCGGCCAATTCCCTTCATGCTCAATTGCTCATCACCCTCCCCTATAAAAGCCCCTCCAcccctcctcctctccctccAAACCAAACTCACTATCTCTTCTCCAACAACAAAGCTCTCAACTTGCAAACCTCAAACCTCAAAAGACAAAACACTTTCTTGTTTCACAAGCTCCCAAGTTGTCACTTTGATCCTCTTACAACTCTACTTCAACTGTCCCAAAACCTGTGCTAATTCTGTTTCATACCCTCTGTTCTGTGAACAATGGAGAACTTGCTTCGTCTTGCTGATCACGAAGACTTCTTCTCTCGCCGGTGCGTTTGGGTGAACGGTCCGGTGATAGTCGGAGCTGGGCCGTCCGGGCTAGCCACGGCGGCTTGCCTTAGAGAACAAGGAGTGCCCTTTGTTGTGCTTGAAAGAGCAGAGTGCATAGCGTCTCTGTGGCAGAAGCGCACCTACGACAGGCTGAAGCTCCACCTTCCCAAGCAATTCTGCCAGCTCCCCAAGTTCCCTTTCCCTGAAGACTTTCCCGAATACCCAACAAAGAAACAATTCATAGACTATCTTGAGTTGTATGCTAAGCGCTTCGAGATCAACCCGCGTTTCAACGAGAGCGTTCAGTCGGCTCGGTACGACGAGACTAGTGGGCTGTGGCGCGTCAAGACGGCTGAAGCTGAATACATTTGCCACTGGCTTGTGGTGGCCACCGGCGAAAATGCCGAGTGTGTGACGCCTGACATTCAAGGACTAACCGAGTTTTCCGGCGAAGTTATACACGCCTGTGACTACAAGTCCGGGGAAAAGTTCAAGGGAAAGAAAGTGCTTGTTGTGGGGTGTGGAAATTCAGGCATGGAAGTTTCTCTTGATCTCTGCAACCACAATGCCTCACCTTCCATGGTGTGTCGTAGCTCGgtaagtacatatatatattccatatGGTAGCTAAAACAAATAGTCTTTTTGATGAAATTGTGCTAATGGGATTTGTTCTGTTTTGGCTATAACAGGTTCATGTCTTGCCAAGAGAGATTCTTGGGAAATCTACATTTGAATTGGCGGTTTTGCTGATGAAATGGCTACCCCTTTGGCTGGTTGACAAGCTGCTGTTGATTTTCGCGTGGTTGGTGCTCGGGAACATTGAGAAATACGGGCTAAAAAGGCCGGCAACCGGCCCTTTGGAGTACAAGAACACCATGGGAAAGACCCCCGTCTTGGATATTGGTGCATTGGAGAAAATCAGATCCGGTGACATTAAGGTTGTTCCTGGAATCAAGAGGTTTTCACGTGGACAAGTTGAGCTTGATAATGGGGAAAAGCTTGATGTTGATTCAGTTGTTCTGGCCACTGGATATCGCAGCAATGTCCCATCTTGGCTTCAGGTGAGAAAATGTTCTGTTTcctctgtttctttcttcttttttcttgggTGTTCGAAATGTAGTTTTTGCCTacaaaaaagaggaaaaaaaattaaagccacAGTCAGAGAAACCTGTCAGTCTCTGAATGATGGTCAGGCATATACGGCAGTTTTAGAAGCTTCTTCTAtgattggttttttttaaaaaaaaaaaaaggaaaaagaatgtTTTTGTAATTGGTATTTGGTTTGTACAAATGGGCTAATCttgatttggtttatattatgttcAGGAAGGTGAATTCTTCTCCAAGAATGGGTTTCCAAAGGCACCATTCCCACATGGGTGGAAAGGAAATGCTGGGCTCTATGCAGTTGGGTTCACAAGGAGAGGGCTCTCTGGTGCATCTTCAGATGCCATGAGAATAGCACAAGACATTGGCCAGGCCTGGAAAGAGGAAACAAGGCAAAAGAAGCAAACCACCGCTTGTCATAGAAGATGCATCTCACAGTTCTAAAACCATGGGGATTTCAAGTTAACCTGATCCGGTGGTTCCTGTTTGTTTACTGAGATTTTTGTAGactgtaaaaaagaaaaaaaaaaaatgacattgtaCAAACACACAAATAAAGAAACAGACAGCATAGAGTCAGAGCCCTCTCCCAAGGCCCAAGTTTTCAAATGTTTTGGGCATTTTGTAGACTCAGGATGATGaggctttttcttcttttcttaaagTTTCATACAGTTTGTGTACCATAGTCAATGATGATTTAAATGGCAACCAGTTTCCTTTTTCACCCAATGCTCTAATCATCCACTGcttacttttgacaaagttttcttccaaccCATTTTATTAAACCGACaaacaaatgtaaatttaatagatGGGTTTAAACGAATTTTCTACAACTCAATCTGCAGAAAAAATTTGTGTGGTCATTACTGATAAATTTTCATGTTAAAAGAGGTACATCATCCTCAGTTGAGACCTGTTGAGGTCTTGAATATCAAAGCAATTAACATTATTTCTCTCCCCATACCCATCAGAGTCTTTATCAAGGAAAGGCCCACAGATTCAATGTTTCAGATTGGCAACTTGCCCACAAGCATCTATCATCAGATGAGTAGGCCCCATCACAATGGGAACCCAACTCCACAACACCTAccacctctctctttctctctctttggaGGATAGCCAATTAAGATGGCTCCACATCACTATTccctttaaaattattttcttgggTTTGACCGACACAATATATTGGTTTACAATTTACAAAGTCTCTGTTGCCGTGCACATGGATAGAGCCACAAAGAACCTCACTCTGAAAATATTGTAGTTAAATGAATAGGGATTTGTGTTAATgtgtattttttgtgtttagTCGGTATGATGGTGAAAATTGTCTTTGTGTTTTAGGTTGTTTgttactatttttgttttgaaagcagaaaacaaaagacagaagACAAGAAACTGAATAAATACGTAAAGAGTGTGTAGAAAGTTCGGAAGAACTTGGATTGGGAATAAATTGTTTGATTAGGTAAAGAAGCAAAATCTACTCCCATTTAGTACAAATCCTAACCATGGTGCACATGGTCACTATACACATGAGCTTCAATGTTTTGGAATGACTACTTTTGACATGATACTTTCTGACAAGCCATAGGTAGGTAGCACACAAGCTTGTGGGGTTTTAAAGCAAACTAAATGAGATGTCTAAAATCAAGTTAAAGGCTATTTGACATTTGCCACACTGGAATTTTGTTATCCCCtgaaaagaatgagaaaatggaagaaatttatttgaatgtttGCAAAAGGAAGCtaaatctcaaaacaatttgacaatttcctttcctttcccaTGTTTTAAAGATTCAGTCAGAACAGATTATGTTCTAACACATGGGTTAGGTTTTATCATGTTTGTCATAAGCATCTTAGCATCTTACACTGTATGGAGACActtaaattatttaatcatttaattaatattttaataaaaacttataCTATTTCAATTTGGTAGTTgcgaaaaatataaaacatcaGGTGAAGTAGGCCTTTCAGAAGAGGTCCTTATATCCACAAACATCATGAATAAGAATTCAaacatttgaattttgttttttgttttttgtttgttttttttttttttttttttgagttaaagACACTTTCCTAGGTCTATCACAAGGATTATTCTACAGCATTTCAGCAATTGGAACCTCAGCTGAAGTAGCTCCTTCACAGCTATTGACAGAAGTTCGAAAACTCCTGTCCACAAGAACCATAAATGAGAAGTCAAAcacttaaattttgtttcaagTGAAAGAGAAATCCAACCATCCATTCTCCACGGCCCATAACAAGGCTTATATATTCTGCAGCATTCCAGGAAGGAGAAAAATATCACTATTATTAGATCAATCATACAAGAGGGGTAAGACTTTTTGGAGTTTCAGATAATTCCAATACAAAAGCAAACCCACACTCAAAATATCTTGCTTTTCATATGTTAAAACACTATATATTGATCTTTTATAGTTTTCTGACACTTCTTTCATAGGTAGAGAGGTTTGAAAAAGCCCCTTATGTCCCAAAAATATGTGGAGAATGGGAAAGATGACAACATGCAAGTGTACAACTACTCTTGAGTTAACTGCCAACCGGGACGGAACTGAAATTTCTTATCGAAAAGCATAAATGAGGGGTCAAacctaattatatataaaatttgaagGAAAGGTTTCAAAATGGGGAAACCATAGCCCCCGACCCCCTAGTTCCGTACATGATGCCGACCCGAAATATCAAAAAAGCATTAAATAATTGTATGACAAACAATTATTGTTTGAAACATGTATGAAACTCAAATACTCTTATCTTGATTACACATACCAAAAGtaagaagagagaaataataaatgaaaaataaaataaaatttgatcatATGATGAAATAACCTGGAAAAGAAATCAATTGCTTCCATTTTCTTGCTGCATCTGTGGCAAATATTTGCATTAGGGTTTTCAGTGTACTGCATGTAGATTATCAAATAACATGACAATTGTGTTTTTCCTCTGTAAAAATAGCACTGAAAATTATTGTGGAAAGCTAACATGCTCATAGGaggaaaaaatgagaaaaaaacatGTACAAATGAAGCCCAGAAACACTGTCCATTGACTCCAAATTGGAACCAGCGCCGCCATAAGGCCTTGGTCCTTATTCTTTGCCTTCCCAAACAGGGCCAGAAACAGCCCACATGAGTCCCCATGCAAATGGCTGAAAAGAATACAGGAATTTTCAGTTCAATGGCCCATCTATTTCCTTCATTACCACAACCTCAAAAGAACAACTCAGTTTCCAAAAAATCTGACTGCATTTCACAGCTGCAGTTTGTGTCCTTTTGTCTGTGTTTCATATAGATGTTTCCAACCCCTGAAGTGGGAAAACGGTAACATAACACATGGGATGGCTATCATTCCCCCTTGCCATAATCTCATCACAGGCCCCATTTTTCACTAACCATTGAAGTCTGCAAATTACAATATATTCCTCCACATGGTTGTGTCGACTAACTCAGTTGGGTGGACCTATATGAAGATCTCAATACCTTAAGGGCTTTCCTTAGAATATgcattttatagtaaaaaaaaacaaagtaatggATTCTAAGCGTAAAAATTAAGGTGAGCAAATCCATAATCGACAATTGAGATTTGGACTTTTAGGATCCAAcctgttgagaataaggttgtatattgaatcacacagAATAACGTAAAGGCTAATAATACCGACACTATATGTACATAACCAATGTGGGATAGTACTACATAAAATCTAACAATCCCCATCAAGCTCAAGGTAGAGTGCGAGAgaccaacttgagtttggacaTAAGATCACGAAAACGCCTGGAGGAAGTGACTTTGTAAAGATATCCATAAGCTGATCACAGGACGTGACAGAATAAAGTTGTAGTgagccctgaagaagatgatgacgacagacaaaataaaaatattaaaggtGATTCAGAACCATgctgagaataaggttgtatattgaatcacacagAATAATGTACAGACGgggcatatgtatatataggctaataatacagACACTATATGTACATAACCAATGTGGGACAGTACTACATATAATCTAACACAACCTATTATTGTAAACTATTTCAATAGTTATATGATgtcttaaagaagtttttctgTACTCTTTCTTGTACTCCTTAAGTACATTTCATAGTCTGATTGAATGGTTTTGCTGGGAAGGACATCCAAGTATGAACATGCTGAAAACTTTATGCAGTACTAAACTTCATTTCTTGTCAACTTTTGCCCCACATATCAACTTTTCCTTCTATCAATATTCCTAATTAGATCTGAAATTCAGAGTACTTGGGTCTTGCCTCTTGGAGCAATATAATGAACTCAATACTTTTCAACTATCTGCAGAGTCCTTATCAATAGTTCCTGTGTAAAAGCATGGTCTTTCTTACTGCATATGCATTTCTtttcaaaacccacaaaactATATTTTCTATACGTGTCTCCAAATTATTCTTTAGCCCATCCAGAACCTTGTATTGCTAAGATACTGACTAGGGTGTCAGATTCACTCGACTTGACAGGTCAAAATTAAATAGTTGTAGTATGTGTTGCATCCCCAAGAAGCAACAAAAGTAGGGTTCCCTTCCTCATGACCATGTTCCATAGACAAACTCAAACCCCCTAAACCCAGGCTGCAACCTCTAACCTGGCATGCCTGGTTGTCAGTCCATCCTGTTTTGTCTTGTCCAAGGTAGGAGGGCAAGCCATAAACAACACTGAAGGCTAGAGCAACTAAATCTTAAAACCAGCCAGCTATGACCAATAAAGCAAGAAGTCTCACTTGAAAATGACTGAgaacccaaaatttttaatgatttcaCAACTTTAGTTTTCAAGATAGAATCCACAAATAGGTAAAATGATAAAACTTGTTGCATCTATTTCTGTTAGTGCTGCAATGCATGGGAATACAGAAGTAGTGCAGAGCTATAATGCATCCTGAAGCAGATACAATTGTTTAGAGGCTCAAAGATTTCATTTTAAAGAGCAAGAACTTGCAATTTTTTCAGAACATTTCAAAAACTTAGAAATATGAAGCAATTGCTGAAATCAGCAGACCTTAAGAATAAACAGTTCAGCTTGAATATGAAGCATGACTTGTTtagaataacaaaataaaaaggaaataaaacgtTTGAGGAGAATAACTAACTTGGAATTCCTTTCACTGATACCATAAGACAAAAGCTTGAGTTAATGGATTTGAATCCAATTGTATATTAACCAATGATAttatatttatgatattttttcaatatgggaCTTAGAAGTTTGTTTTACGCACACATACATATACTCAACAATCTCTCTCATATGTGAGTCTATTACAATATCAATTATGATAGGTCTTAGATATTGGTTTTATTCGGTGTCCAAAACATGTGCCTTTGTATTTTGTGGCATTGGGTAGTTTTGGCAATAAGTTTAGGGTTAAAGACGGGAAAAATTCAAGATTGTGGATGCTGTCGAAGAATGATCCAGTCAAAGTAAAATGGTCATAACTTTTTATTCCGACATCTAATGAAGACAAACTTAGTGGTGTTGGAAGTATTATTCAAAATGAGTCAACTTTTTATTTCACAAACATTTTCCAATTTGGACATTTATTTGGTCAAAATAGGCTATCAAGAGAAGTGTGACGAGCTAGAGAAATAGCACCGTTACCTGACCATGCATCCTTACGCTTCTTGTGAAAGATGACTCCAATGAGAACTGTTACCAAGGCCATCGCTTGGCCATCCTTACACTATGTGTTGTCACTTGAAGTTAGATATGAAACCCTAGTATCTGTCCTTACGGATTTCAGGCCATCCTTAGAGCATCCCCGTCAAGTTCTTtatatttaacatttctctaaatttttaacaaaatccacaaaaaaaaaaaaaaaaaaaaaaaatcatttattaaaCTCTTTatccaaagttaaatttaatatttgttttaactCCTCTCCAAAAATAAAGACACCAAAAGCaaaagctatttattttttaatattattttggttgttgggTGGCATTTTGATAAATCTCTCACATGAAATCAAAGCAAGTGAGTTTCATGGCAattacatttattaataaaaaaataatatttagttaaagtagagaaatatttagagagtttgatatttgatagttttaaaaagtggctaattaaataataataataaaaaaagtacattttcaaagttaaatttagagaaattttaaagaGGTTGACGGAAATGCTCTTTTTCTGTGAGAATTCTGACAGTAAAACTCAAGCATTTTTCAAATTGCAGCTGGTTTTTCTCTCATCCTATAATAGAATAGGATGTTCCTTGTGTCTTTTAATGAGTTTATGCCCTAGAACCTTTGGTGAGGTTGCCTAGCTCCATCCTTATGAGCCAAGATAGTTTTTGTTGAGAGCCATTCATGTTTTCCTTCTCTTGGACTTTATGAAGCCTAAACCAAACTTTAACCTTAGAACCTCTTGTAAGGATTTCTAGCTTCATCATTGTTGAGCCAAGAGAGTTTCACgttgaaaaatgttaggcttataaacaaattttacaaaaaaacttttacaacatgatgtggcacaatatgattgggtttttcaaaagttgaatttatctcgtttccaatcatgttgtgccacatcatgttgtataagtttttttgtaaaatttgtttgtaagcctaacattcatCTTTCACCTTTCAATTGGGTGGCTTGCACTTGACGACGTCTCACTTCTCAACATCTTTATTTTCAATAGGCCCTTCTTAAGTGTGGAACCATGTTTTGCGTTGGGCCAATGTGGGCCTTCTTGGCTGCCATGAGTTAGTCCAATTAGCCACCATTGTTGGGCTTGCTCACAAATGATGGGGAAGGGTATTGTTGGGCCCTCTGTACTGGCCTCAATTATGATTCCTTCCTCCTTTCAAATGTTGTAAATGTATCGAGCTTGAGCGAGTAGCGAGTGCTCGCTCGAGTCCGGCTCATTTAAGTTTCACTCGAGCTTGAGCTCACGACAAGTCAAGAAACAAAGAACGAAGAGAGGGCGTTTTAAAGATGACCAAGGGTGGAAACTCTTGTTgcttttcaatgtgggacaagctAGAAGTAACATTTGGTTTTGTAAAGTCTTATCTCtttgttctttcttctttggtTTCAATGTGGACAAGCCATGGCAGAGAGTTGCTTACGCACATCCAATGTGTGCCGGCCCATAGCTGGCCCGTGCAATGTGTCTCGAGTGAGAAAGGCCCAAGCCCATTGCTTGGGAATGATTGTGTGCCAATGTGGTCTCACTACAAATTTAAGGTGGTCGTAGCCTTAAATTTTgaatgacaaagttttccttgaACCTTCAACTCACAACACCAAAATGTTGATTCCAAATTGAACACACcctattgtttttgttttttttttttttaaaaaaaaataagattctctccaaagtgaaataaaaaagtatttattttgtagtaatgattttattttgttgcactTGTATCTATAATgttattgttaaattttaaatgacgtgacaatGTGTTTAACGTGTCAACCtatatattattagatttgtaaaagaaaaaaaaatattaataataaaataatttttatccaTTTTCACATCTTTATTTATTCAATATTTAGCTTGACATAT
Protein-coding sequences here:
- the LOC132166183 gene encoding probable indole-3-pyruvate monooxygenase YUCCA5; the encoded protein is MENLLRLADHEDFFSRRCVWVNGPVIVGAGPSGLATAACLREQGVPFVVLERAECIASLWQKRTYDRLKLHLPKQFCQLPKFPFPEDFPEYPTKKQFIDYLELYAKRFEINPRFNESVQSARYDETSGLWRVKTAEAEYICHWLVVATGENAECVTPDIQGLTEFSGEVIHACDYKSGEKFKGKKVLVVGCGNSGMEVSLDLCNHNASPSMVCRSSVHVLPREILGKSTFELAVLLMKWLPLWLVDKLLLIFAWLVLGNIEKYGLKRPATGPLEYKNTMGKTPVLDIGALEKIRSGDIKVVPGIKRFSRGQVELDNGEKLDVDSVVLATGYRSNVPSWLQEGEFFSKNGFPKAPFPHGWKGNAGLYAVGFTRRGLSGASSDAMRIAQDIGQAWKEETRQKKQTTACHRRCISQF